The sequence below is a genomic window from Nitrosomonas sp..
CTGTGATATTGTTTTAAGTGCGTAGCCGATTTGAGAAAATGTCGCAGCATCATCAACATTGCTTGGACGGTGTAAAGTAATTACGCCGTATTGTTTTCCAGCTTCGAGCTGCGCGGTTTTATATGATGTGGTTGCAAAATTACGGGTATCCATTTGCGCCAACTTGTCAGCCTGATACAGCAGATTGTCCACCATGACATGTCCGACATGGAAAATAGCGGTATCCGGTTTACCTTCATGTTTAAGGTGCTCCATACCACTGGGTTCGGTTACAAAGAACCAGTCGGAAATGCTGTCGGTAACTAACCGGTTGATTTCTTCCGGCATGCGCATATCGCCGCTGCGAAGACCGGCTTCTATATGGGCCACCGGTATTTGCAGTTTCTTTGCAACGATTGAGCAGGCCAGTGTTGAATTGACATCACCGACGACCAGTACCATATCCGGCATCTCATGCAAACAATATTCTTCGAATGCGATCATGATTTTACCGGTCTGCTGCGCATGGGATCCGCCGCCAACACCCATAAAGAAATCGGGTTGTGGTATGCCCAGTTCTTCAAAAAATACTTCGTTCATTTCGGGAT
It includes:
- the wecB gene encoding UDP-N-acetylglucosamine 2-epimerase (non-hydrolyzing), translated to MKIAPIVRALNAQDKLTYRIIHTGQHYDPEMNEVFFEELGIPQPDFFMGVGGGSHAQQTGKIMIAFEEYCLHEMPDMVLVVGDVNSTLACSIVAKKLQIPVAHIEAGLRSGDMRMPEEINRLVTDSISDWFFVTEPSGMEHLKHEGKPDTAIFHVGHVMVDNLLYQADKLAQMDTRNFATTSYKTAQLEAGKQYGVITLHRPSNVDDAATFSQIGYALKTISQELPLIFPVHPRTRNNLEKYAIDLGPNITLIGPQPYMAFLHLWKDAAIVLTDSGGLQEETTALGIPCITIRENTERPITIEEGSNTLVGTNPERIINETKKILRNPAKTCRRPELWDGKAAERIVSILTKQLNMLTL